The Plasmodium sp. gorilla clade G2 genome assembly, chromosome: 6 genome has a segment encoding these proteins:
- a CDS encoding 60S ribosomal protein L39, whose protein sequence is MGSIKRFKLKQRLGKCRRQNRPVPHWYRLKKDTKIRYNTKRRHWRRTKLGL, encoded by the exons atg ggATCAATTAAACgttttaaattaaaacaaaGACTTGGAAAATGCAGAAGGCAAAATAGGCCTGTACCTCATTGGTATAGATTAAAGAAAGATACAAAAATAAG atataatacaaaaagaAGACACTGGAGAAGAACTAAATTGGGATTATAA